In Zingiber officinale cultivar Zhangliang chromosome 3B, Zo_v1.1, whole genome shotgun sequence, a single window of DNA contains:
- the LOC121968619 gene encoding transcription factor MYB36-like, giving the protein MGRAPCCDKANVKKGPWSAEEDSKLKAFIEEHGTGGNWIALPQKIGLKRCGKSCRLRWLNYLRPNIKHGGFTEEEDQIICSLYISIGSRWSIIAAQLPGRTDNDIKNYWNTRLKKKLLGKRREQPRRPAHPNQSNEEANSVEVKSSTENQTLSASARERMQLHMQLQGGLYSPNLLNPFSFYSSPALWPKQYHSQTQALSTSHFAVNAVNPIPVLQGSTATKEELITKSINANIIITREDLLGFPSSSTMENSSSNLDSITQGGIQVDLQNLVFNNYDPSLVGHQLLENDHLEELERCRELYGSEKEILSDHFWPASNEMGYPSDSASLALEYPAAQLDCVLRYEEL; this is encoded by the exons ATGGGGAGAGCTCCATGCTGTGACAAGGCAAATGTGAAGAAAGGGCCATGGTCAGCTGAGGAGGACTCCAAGCTCAAGGCATTCATCGAAGAGCATGGAACTGGAGGAAACTGGATTGCACTGCCTCAAAAAATTG GGTTGAAGAGGTGTGGCAAAAGCTGCAGGCTGAGATGGCTGAATTATTTAAGGCCAAACATCAAGCACGGTGGCTTCACAGAAGAAGAAGATCAAATCATATGCAGCCTCTACATAAGCATAGGGAGCAG GTGGTCAATAATTGCCGCCCAGCTGCCTGGCAGAACGGACAATGACATCAAGAACTATTGGAACACCAGGCTGAAGAAGAAGCTACTTGGCAAGCGAAGAGAGCAGCCGCGCCGCCCGGCccaccctaaccaatccaacgaAGAAGCTAACAGCGTGGAGGTGAAGAGTAGTACTGAGAACCAAACCCTGAGCGCATCGGCTCGTGAGAGAATGCAACTCCACATGCAGCTTCAAGGAGGACTCTACAGCCCTAATCTACTTAATCCCTTCTCCTTCTACAGCAGCCCTGCGCTGTGGCCCAAGCAGTACCATTCCCAAACTCAAGCTTTGTCAACCAGTCACTTCGCTGTTAATGCTGTGAACCCGATTCCAGTACTACAGGGTTCAACTGCCACGAAAGAGGAGCTAATTACCAAGTCGATCAATGCAAATATTATTATTACACGAGAAGATTTATTAGGGTTTCCTTCCTCTTCGACCATGGAGAACTCGAGCTCCAACTTGGATTCCATAACTCAAggaggtattcaagtggatctacaaaacttgGTATTCAACAACTATGATCCATCCCTCGTTGGGCATCAGCTCTTGGAGAATGATCATCTTGAGGAGTTAGAGAGGTGCAGAGAATTGTATGGCAGTGAAAAGGAGATTCTTTCCGATCATTTTTGGCCTGCTTCTAATGAAATGGGATATCCTTCGGATTCAGCATCATTGGCTCTCGAGTATCCAGCGGCACAACTTGATTGTGTTCTAAGGTATGAAGAGTTATAG